The Micromonospora sp. Llam0 genome includes a window with the following:
- a CDS encoding helix-turn-helix transcriptional regulator, producing the protein MNDLPSLPARLRELRTSRKMAQDRLAAAIGVSKSLVQSFESGKLVPQEGTAGRMDEFFGTGDEIQRAAKEEREDRQPWLRSWFDLERRAALLRSWGPMLVPGLLQCESYMRAVFSAVPANAGKVDGLVAKRRERQAATIDRDDPVALSAIIGEVTLRRGPRDVLKEQLGHLVDVGHRPHVRIRMIPAESEGIHVGLSGAFVIASMPDGRRSAYMDDQLSGHVAAARGDLRHLELAWEEIDALALPVVQTRDVILRMLHEHK; encoded by the coding sequence GTGAATGATCTACCTTCCCTTCCAGCTCGTCTGCGCGAGCTGCGGACCAGCCGCAAGATGGCTCAGGACCGGCTCGCGGCGGCGATCGGCGTGTCGAAGTCCCTGGTGCAGTCCTTCGAGTCGGGAAAGCTAGTGCCGCAGGAAGGCACAGCGGGGCGCATGGACGAGTTCTTCGGCACCGGCGATGAGATCCAACGAGCGGCCAAGGAGGAACGGGAGGACCGGCAGCCGTGGCTACGGTCATGGTTCGACCTGGAGCGGCGTGCGGCCCTACTGCGCTCGTGGGGGCCGATGTTGGTGCCGGGGCTGTTGCAGTGCGAGTCGTACATGCGCGCGGTTTTTTCCGCCGTGCCGGCGAACGCCGGGAAGGTCGACGGGCTGGTCGCCAAGCGGCGCGAGCGCCAGGCGGCCACGATCGACCGGGACGACCCGGTCGCGCTCTCCGCGATCATCGGCGAGGTGACCCTGCGGCGTGGGCCGCGTGACGTCCTGAAGGAGCAGCTCGGTCACCTCGTGGATGTGGGTCACCGACCGCACGTGCGGATCCGGATGATCCCCGCCGAGTCGGAGGGAATACACGTCGGGCTGTCCGGGGCATTCGTCATCGCCAGCATGCCGGACGGCCGCCGGTCGGCCTACATGGACGATCAGCTGAGCGGCCACGTGGCGGCCGCGCGTGGCGACCTCAGGCACCTGGAACTAGCCTGGGAGGAGATTGACGCGCTGGCCCTACCCGTGGTCCAGACCCGAGACGTGATCCTGAGGATGCTTCATGAGCACAAGTGA
- a CDS encoding type II toxin-antitoxin system VapB family antitoxin, producing MAATHLHLDEDLLAEAAGALGTTTERETVTDALRQVVKASRERRRRALADLQEIAASGGFHLDRLDELDR from the coding sequence ATGGCCGCGACGCACCTGCATCTTGATGAGGACCTGTTGGCGGAAGCCGCTGGCGCGTTGGGCACGACCACGGAGCGGGAGACGGTGACCGACGCTCTCCGACAGGTGGTGAAAGCAAGCCGCGAACGGCGGCGACGAGCACTGGCTGACCTGCAGGAGATCGCCGCCTCCGGTGGCTTCCACCTCGACCGCCTCGATGAACTCGACCGGTGA
- a CDS encoding DUF4352 domain-containing protein, translating to MANRKLAAAVAQIAVLGVLGLIATGCSSTEGTPSSSVEETTAPSQADEPADGADAGGDTSTAADPLPFTEELNGRRLTVESFGTSAAGSPLWEVGEGNEVLYLQVKIENIDADPWESNVVQFFLLDESDETYAPSFYDAEVGKAPDAVTLAPGDSAEGYVPFEVPAGTTGLRLEYAVDLSQNAVIGVQLN from the coding sequence ATGGCCAACAGGAAACTCGCTGCCGCAGTTGCCCAGATCGCCGTGCTCGGCGTTCTCGGGCTCATCGCCACAGGCTGTTCGTCGACGGAGGGGACGCCGTCGTCGAGCGTCGAGGAGACAACGGCGCCATCGCAGGCCGACGAGCCGGCCGACGGCGCGGACGCTGGCGGTGACACCAGCACCGCGGCGGATCCACTACCGTTCACCGAGGAACTCAACGGCCGCAGGCTCACCGTCGAATCGTTCGGCACATCCGCCGCCGGCTCCCCACTGTGGGAGGTCGGCGAGGGTAACGAGGTGCTGTACCTCCAGGTGAAGATCGAGAACATCGACGCCGATCCCTGGGAGTCGAACGTCGTGCAGTTCTTCCTCCTCGACGAGTCGGACGAAACCTACGCCCCGTCCTTCTACGACGCCGAGGTCGGGAAAGCCCCGGACGCGGTCACCCTCGCCCCCGGTGATTCGGCCGAGGGGTACGTCCCGTTCGAGGTGCCGGCCGGCACCACCGGCCTGCGTCTGGAGTACGCGGTCGACCTGAGCCAGAACGCGGTTATCGGCGTACAGCTGAACTGA
- the ruvC gene encoding crossover junction endodeoxyribonuclease RuvC produces the protein MRVLGVDPGLTRCGVGVVEGVPGRPCRLVAYHVVQTDPADDLPDRLLRLDERLTALVAEHQPDAVAVERVFSQHNVRTVMATAQASAVAVLAGARAGLPVRTYTPSEVKAAVTGSGQADKAQVTAMVTRLLRLDRPPRPADAADALALAICHIWRGGTHDRLAAAQRAARSGGAR, from the coding sequence GTGCGGGTGCTCGGGGTCGATCCCGGCCTGACGAGGTGCGGGGTCGGCGTGGTGGAGGGCGTGCCGGGCCGGCCGTGCCGGCTGGTCGCGTACCACGTGGTGCAGACCGACCCCGCCGACGACCTGCCGGACCGACTGCTGCGCCTCGACGAGCGACTGACCGCCCTGGTCGCCGAGCACCAGCCGGACGCCGTGGCGGTCGAGCGGGTGTTCAGCCAGCACAACGTGCGTACCGTGATGGCCACCGCGCAGGCCAGCGCGGTGGCCGTGCTGGCCGGCGCGCGGGCCGGGCTGCCGGTGCGGACCTACACCCCGAGCGAGGTGAAGGCGGCGGTGACCGGGTCCGGTCAGGCCGACAAGGCCCAGGTGACCGCGATGGTCACCCGGCTGCTGCGGCTGGACCGCCCACCCCGCCCGGCGGACGCCGCCGACGCGCTCGCCCTGGCGATCTGCCACATCTGGCGAGGTGGTACGCATGACCGGCTGGCCGCCGCACAGCGGGCGGCCCGAAGCGGAGGTGCCCGATGA
- the ruvA gene encoding Holliday junction branch migration protein RuvA gives MIASLRGVVLAVAPDSAVIEVGGVGLAVHCAPGTLANLRPGGPARLATSLVVREDSLTLYGFADDDEKQLFELLQTASGVGPRLAQAVLSVLTPDAVRKAIANADTAALTRVPGIGKKGAERLVLELRDRVGPVSVGADGTAGVTAGAWPEQVRQALVGLGWTAGQADQAVAAVAESLDGPPPPVPVLLKQAIRLLGKSR, from the coding sequence ATGATCGCGAGTCTGCGCGGGGTGGTGCTGGCGGTCGCGCCGGACAGCGCGGTGATCGAGGTCGGCGGGGTCGGCCTGGCGGTGCACTGCGCCCCGGGCACCCTGGCCAACCTGCGCCCCGGCGGCCCGGCCCGGCTGGCCACCAGCCTGGTGGTCCGCGAGGACTCGCTCACCCTGTACGGCTTCGCCGACGACGACGAGAAGCAGCTGTTCGAGCTGCTGCAGACGGCCAGCGGGGTCGGGCCCCGGCTGGCCCAGGCGGTGCTGTCGGTGCTCACCCCGGACGCGGTGCGTAAGGCGATCGCGAACGCCGACACGGCGGCGCTGACCCGGGTGCCGGGGATCGGCAAGAAGGGCGCCGAGCGGCTGGTGCTGGAGCTGCGGGACCGGGTCGGGCCGGTGTCGGTGGGTGCCGACGGCACGGCCGGGGTGACCGCCGGGGCCTGGCCGGAGCAGGTCCGGCAGGCGTTGGTCGGGCTGGGCTGGACCGCCGGGCAGGCCGACCAGGCGGTGGCCGCCGTGGCGGAGAGCCTGGACGGCCCGCCGCCGCCGGTCCCGGTGCTGCTCAAGCAGGCGATCAGGCTGTTGGGTAAGAGCCGGTGA
- the ruvB gene encoding Holliday junction branch migration DNA helicase RuvB has product MSDDVEGLVSAYASDAERDAEVSVRPRRLAEFIAQHRVRDQLDLLLRGAMGRGAPPDHILLSGPPGLGKTTLANIVAAELGSGIRVTSGPAIERSGDLAAILTSLAEGDVLFIDEIHRIARPAEELLYSAMEDFRVDVVVGKGPGATAIPLDVEPFTLVGATTRAGLLTGPMRDRFGFVAHLDFYESTELEVLLTRSAGILAVPITPDGAAEIAGRSRGTPRIANRLLRRVRDYAEVRAAGVVDRETARAALAVYDVDELGLDRLDRAVLTALIGSFGGGPVGLSTLAVAVGEQPDTVEEVCEPFLVRAGLLARTPRGRVATEATWRHFGRVPPPGTLGGPAVPGVQSRAGTAGGAVPNPPDLFADEA; this is encoded by the coding sequence GTGAGTGACGACGTCGAGGGCCTGGTGTCGGCGTACGCCAGTGACGCCGAACGCGACGCGGAGGTCAGTGTCCGTCCGCGTCGGCTGGCCGAGTTCATCGCCCAGCACCGGGTCCGTGACCAGCTGGACCTGCTGCTGCGGGGCGCGATGGGCCGGGGGGCGCCGCCGGACCACATCCTGCTCAGCGGCCCGCCGGGGCTGGGCAAGACGACGCTGGCCAACATCGTCGCCGCCGAGCTGGGCTCGGGTATCCGGGTGACCAGTGGGCCGGCGATCGAACGCTCCGGTGATCTGGCGGCGATCCTGACCAGCCTGGCCGAGGGCGACGTGCTGTTCATCGACGAGATCCACCGGATCGCCCGGCCGGCCGAGGAACTGCTCTACAGCGCGATGGAGGACTTCCGGGTCGACGTGGTGGTCGGCAAGGGTCCGGGTGCGACGGCGATCCCGCTGGACGTGGAGCCGTTCACCCTGGTCGGTGCGACCACCCGGGCCGGTCTGCTGACCGGGCCGATGCGCGACCGGTTCGGGTTCGTCGCGCATCTGGACTTCTACGAGTCGACCGAGCTGGAGGTGCTGCTGACCCGGTCGGCGGGGATTCTCGCGGTGCCGATCACGCCGGACGGGGCGGCGGAGATCGCCGGCCGGTCCCGGGGGACCCCGCGGATCGCCAACCGGCTGCTGCGCCGGGTCCGCGACTACGCCGAGGTGCGGGCGGCCGGGGTGGTCGACCGGGAGACCGCCCGGGCGGCGTTGGCCGTGTACGACGTCGACGAACTGGGTCTGGACCGGCTGGACCGGGCGGTGCTGACCGCGTTGATCGGCTCGTTCGGTGGCGGCCCGGTCGGGTTGTCCACCCTGGCGGTGGCGGTGGGGGAGCAGCCGGACACCGTCGAGGAGGTCTGCGAGCCGTTCCTGGTGCGGGCGGGGCTGCTGGCCCGTACCCCCCGGGGGCGGGTGGCGACCGAGGCGACCTGGCGGCATTTCGGCCGGGTGCCGCCGCCGGGCACGCTCGGCGGCCCGGCCGTGCCGGGTGTTCAGTCCCGGGCCGGTACGGCTGGCGGCGCGGTGCCCAATCCGCCGGATTTATTCGCAGATGAGGCTTAG
- the yajC gene encoding preprotein translocase subunit YajC produces MFLAQEGAGGASFMPILMIGLLFVVMYFMMIRPQQKRRREAEQMQSSITTGDEVVTIGGLYGTVSSMDDETVMLEVSPGVHERYARPAIARVVPKTDAGATTESAPADEVPTKD; encoded by the coding sequence GTGTTCTTGGCGCAAGAGGGCGCGGGCGGCGCCAGCTTCATGCCCATCCTGATGATCGGCCTGCTCTTCGTCGTCATGTACTTCATGATGATCCGGCCGCAGCAGAAGCGGCGCCGCGAAGCCGAGCAGATGCAGTCGTCGATCACCACCGGCGACGAGGTCGTCACCATCGGCGGCCTGTACGGCACCGTGTCCAGCATGGACGACGAGACGGTGATGCTCGAGGTCTCGCCCGGCGTGCACGAGCGCTACGCCCGGCCGGCGATCGCCCGGGTGGTGCCGAAGACCGACGCCGGCGCGACGACCGAGTCCGCCCCGGCGGACGAGGTGCCGACCAAGGACTGA